GGCGAAGAAGAAGCCGCTGGAAACCATCAAGCCTGACGACCTGGGCGTAAGCACCAGCTCCACCGTCAAGGTTCTCAAGGTCGAGTCGCCAGCTGCACGCAAGGGCGGCATCAAGGTCAAGAGCGTCGACGAGCTGGTCGACAAACTCAAGAACGAAGCCAAGGTGATCTGAACATGACAACTCTGGTTATTGCAGAACACAACAACGCCGAGCTCATCGCCTCGACTCTGAACACAGTGGCTGCGGCCAAGGCCATCGGCGGTGACATCGAAGTGCTGGTTGCCGGTGAAGGTTGCCAGGCCGTGGCTGACGCCGCTGCCAAGATCGAAGGCGTGTCCAAGGTGCTGCTGGCTGACAACGCGGCCTACGCGCACCAGCTGCCGGAAAACATGGGCCTGCTGATTGCCGAACTCGGCAAGAACTACAGCCACATCCTGGCCAGCGCCAGCACCAACGGCAAGAACTACATGCCGCGCGTTGCTGCCCTGCTGGACGTCGATCAGATCTCCGAGATCTCCGGTGTCGACAGCGCTGATACCTTCACCCGTCCGATCTACGCCGGTAACGCCATTGCCACCGTGCAGTCCAGCGCTTCGGTCAAGGTCATCACCGTACGTTCCACCGGTTTCGACCCGGTCTCCGGCGAAGGCGGCAGCGCCAGCGTCGAGAACGTCTCCAGCGCGCAGGATGCCGGTGTCTCCAGCTTCGTTGGTGAAGAGCTGGCCAAGTCGGATCGTCCCGAGCTGGCGGGTGCCGACATCGTCATCTCCGGCGGTCGTGGCATGCAGAACGGCGAGAACTTCGAGATGCTGTACAAGCTCGCCGACAAGCTCGGCGCTGCGGTCGGTGCCTCGCGCGCCGCGGTTGACGCAGGCTTCGTACCCAACGATATGCAGGTTGGCCAGACCGGCAAAATCGTTGCACCGAACCTGTACGTCGCAGTGGGCATCTCCGGTGCCATCCAGCACCTGGCCGGCATGAAGGACTCCAAGGTGATCGTGGCGATCAACAAGGACGAAGAAGCGCCGATCTTCCAGGTAGCTGACTACGGCCTGGTAGGCGATCTGTTCGAGCTGGTCCCTGAGCTCGAAAGCAAGGTCTAAGCGGTACGTTGCAACAGGAAACCCGGCTTCGGCCGGGTTTTTTGTGCGCGGCGATGGGTAGCGCTATCTCAACACAGAGCTTCGCGCCGCCGACGATGCCGCTTTCGCGCCCAGGTGCGCTCCTACAGAAACCCTCGCATGGCCCAACAGTAGGAGCGTCTTCCTCGGCGCGATGGGGTCTGGCTGGCTAAACCAGCGCTACCGGAGAGACCGGCGACCCCACCGCACCGGGCAAACGCAGCGGGGGAGCGGTTAGCATGAAGCGGTTGCGCCCAGCAACGCGCAGGTGCTGTGCCAGCTCGGTGAGATACCACAGCTCACCTAAGTGGATGCCCAGCTTGAACAGGCAATGCTCGTGCAAAGGCAGCGCTGCGCAGCAGCCGCTTGCCTGGCGCGCCGGATAGGCTTCCACCGCATAATTGTCGGCAATCAGTACGCTCAGCCCGCTGTCGGTCACCCACTGCAATAATGCTGGGTCGCGCCCGTCGAGCACCGCACAGCTGTTTTCCAGCGTGTGCGCGTCAGGCTCTCGATTCATCTCCAGCACCACATCCGCGAAACCGGTATACAAGCACACCATGTCGCCCGGCTCGACCACCACGCCATCGGCTTGCATGATCTGCTTAAGCTGCTCGAAGCCTACCAGCACGCGCTCCCGACCGATGTGCCGCTCCAGGTCGATCAGCACCGCCCGCCCGCTCACCGCAGTCTCGGCCATCTTCTCTATGCCGAGGCGTTCGGCACGGACGCCTTCCAGGGCGTCCTCATGCCCTTCCGGACCGAGGACATCGACGCCGGCGCGCCAGCCGTTGTAGTAGAGCGGCTCAGGCTTGCCGTCGCCGTCAGCATCGAACATGCCGCCGACGTGCGCCAGTGCATCCCACTGCGTCGAGTACTGGGTATACAGCAGCACCGCGTCGTCACAGACCACATCGGTGAAATCCGGATTCACCTGATGCAGCGGAAAGTTGTAATTGACCTTGCCTGCCCGGCCCGAGGTGAAGCGTCTCGGCGGGTGGCGAAAGCGATTCAGCGCGTTTCCGCCGGGAAAGTCGAGCGGCAGGCTCAGGCAGAAACTGCGCCCGTCCCGCACTTCAGCGACGCCCTGCAGGACCTTTTCGGGGGTAAGCAGATTGAGGCGGCCGAGTTCGTCGTCCGGGCCGAAGTCGCCCCAGTTGGACCCATCCGGGCGGTTTTTCCAGCGCATGGTATGTCTCCGCTTGTCGTTATTGTTCAGCCAAAGATGCCATGCCCTGACGCACCGGTCATGTCGATCAATGGCCGTGTTGACCGACCATAGGCATGACTTCGATCAATAAACCCATCGTCCCCGAAGGTTACCCTGCGCGCCTCTTGTCTTGTAAACAGGATGATCAACATGCCTCATACGCCCGAACTGCTGGCTCCTGCCGGCACCCTCAAGGCCATGCGCTATGCCTTCGCCTACGGCGCTGACGCCGTCTACGCCGGCCAGCCGCGCTACAGTCTGCGCGTTCGCGAGAACGATTTTCACGACCCGGAGGTGCTCGCCGAGGGCATCAGAGAAGCGCAGGCGCTGGGCAAGCGCTTCTATCTGGCAAGCAACATTGCTGCACACAACAGCAAGGTGGCCACCTATCTGGGAGATCTCGAGCCGGTGGTGGCGATGGGGCCGGATGCGCTGATCATGTCGGATCCCGGCTTGATCATGATGGTGCGCGAGCGCTGGCCCGACCTTGCGGTACATCTTTCGGTACAGGCCAATGCGGTGAACTGGGCGACGGTGAAGTTCTGGCAGCAACAGGGGCTGGAGCGGGTCATCCTGTCCCGCGAGCTGTCGCTGGACGAAGTCGAAGAGATCCGGCGCCGGTGCCCGGACATCGGCCTGGAGGTGTTCGTGCACGGCGCCCTGTGCATCGCCTATTCCGGACGCTGTCTGTTATCCGGCTACTTCAACCATCGCGACGCCAACCAGGGTGCCTGTACCAACGCGTGCCGCTGGAAATACGACGTGCAGCCTGCCGAACAGACCGCTGAAGGCAATGTTCAGCCCATCGCTCAACCACTGCATGTGATTCGCCAATCCGACAAGCCGGACGAGTACATGGCGATGGAGGAAGACGAGCACGGCACCTACATCATGAATTCCAAGGATCTGCGGGCGGTGCAACATGTCGAGCGGTTCGTGAAGATGGGCATTGACTCGCTGAAGATCGAAGGCCGGACCAAGTCGCATTTCTACGTGGCGCGCACCGTCCAGGTGTATCGCCATGCGATCGACGACGCCGTCGCCGGGTTGCCGTTCGACCTCGGCCTGATGGACGATCTGGAAAGTCTGTCCAACCGCGGTTACACCGAAGGTTTCTACCGCCGACATCCGCCCGGGGTGTGCCAGAACTACGAACACGGCGCATCGCGCATGGAGCGCCATCAATTCGTTGGCGAAGTCATGTACGACGCCGACGGCTGGCTGACCATCGAAGTAAAAAACCGCTTCCAGCGCGGCGATCAGCTTGAGCTGATGACCCCGAGCGGCAACTACAGTTTTGTCCTCGACTCGCTGACCGACCGCCACGGGCAAGCGATCAATGTCGCGCCGGGGACCGGCCATCGCGTGCGCATTCCCCGTCCCGCAGCGGTGCGCACGGAGCTGGGCCTGTTGTTGCGCTATCTGGCCGAGTAGCACCGCTCCGATTCAAACGTTTCGGGCCTGCCTTGGCACCACGCCTTCTTAGAACACCCAATCTCAGGAGGCTTTCGCAACAAATCACGACCATTGCCACCACCATGGAATTTTTCGCGCTGGACACTGCCTTAGTTTGCGGCTCGGCCGGTTCGATCGGCCGCGTTGTCGGACTCGCTCTACGAGACGGGTCATGGTTTACTTGCCGCACTTTTTTACGGAGAAGGCGTTTCTATGGATTGGCTGCAGGTAGTCATTCTTGCCGTAGTGCAAGGACTGACCGAGTTCCTCCCGATTTCCAGCTCTGCGCATCTGATTCTCGTCCCCATTCTAGGCGGCGACCCCGACCAGGGGCTGGCTTTCGATGTGGCATTGCATCTGGGCAGCCTCGCTGCCGTACTGCTGTATTTCCGCACCGACATCGGCAACATGGCCCGCAGCTGGACTCGCTCGCTGACGACCCGGCAGCTCGATGCGGATGCGCGCCTTGCCTGGGGGGTGATTCTCGGAACCATCCCGGTGGGGCTGGTTGGATTACTGCTTCAGGATTTCATCGAGACGGAGCTGCGGTCGCCGATCTGGATCGCCTGGGGCCTGATCATTTTCGGCCTGCTCCTCGGCTGGGTGGACTGGCGCTATCGTGGCCAGCGTAGCGAGCACCAGATCAACTGGAAGGACGTGTTCTGGATCGGCTGCGCCCAGGCGCTGGCTCTGTTTCCCGGCGTCTCCCGCTCGGGAATTACCATGACCGCCGGTCTCATGGTCGGTCTGAACCGTGAGGGCGCTTCGCGCTTCTCCTTCCTGCTGTCGATCCCAGTCACCGTCCTGGCCTGCCTGCTCAAGACCTATGATCTGGTCCGCGCCGATACTCAGGTCGAATGGGCACCCATGGCACTCGGCGTGGTGCTCTCCGCTATCAGCGCCTACCTGTGCATCCACTACTTCCTCGCCTTCATCAAGCGCATCGGCATGCAGCCGTTCGTGATCTACCGGGTGGTGCTGGGCGTCGTGCTGCTCTGGATTTTCCTCTGATCCATCATCTCCCGCCCGATCCGGGGCGGGAATTCAATCGCTCACAAGCATGACTTCGGTCAACATCGACCGGATGATGGCGTGCTCCAATACTGGCTTTTAGATGGAACCCGCTTACCCGGCGGGTCAACCGACAATAACCAGATGACGCCGCCCCTATGCTCTCGTTGCTCGACCTGCTGCGTAATCGTCTCGCCAGCCTGTTACCCAGCGAACTGAAGACGACAGAACTGCACCGCCTGCTTTCCCCGCATCACCATGCCTTGCTGTTGACCCAGCGTCGGGCGACCATGATCGTCAACCGCGTGCGGCTGTTCGCCTTTCTCTTCGCCGTGCTCACGCCAGCGTGGAGCATCGTTGACTGGATGGTGTTCCCTTTCGAGCTATGGCTGCACCTGGCACTGCAGCGCCTACTGGTCTGCCTGGCTTTCGCCGGCGTGTTGCTGTTCTACCGGCCCAGCGGCCAGCTGTTCGATGCCTACCGGGCGATCGGGATTCTGTTCGCCATTCCGACGGTGTTCTACATCACTTCGCATTACCTGCTCGGCAGCTATCAGCTCACCCAGTTTTCCGCTGCGGTTGGCGCTGGCTATGCGTTTCTGCCCTTCGTGCTCATGGCCGGGCTGGCGATCTTTCCACTGACGTTCGTCGAGAACCTGATTCTGGCCCTGGTACTGCTCATGGCGCAGGCGTTGGCCGGTTACCTGAGCTGGACCACACTGAATTGGCCGTCCTTTGCCGGCGCCTTCTGGCTGTTGATGCTCATTGCCGGGGTCACCGGTCTGGCCTGCATGAGCCAACTGGCCTTCATGATCGCTCTGGTGCGACAGGCCATTCGCGACCCCTTGACCGGTGTGTTTTCGCGCGGCAGCGGCGAGGAAATCCTGCGGCTGCAGTGGGATGCATCGGAACGGCACAACAGCGCGTTGTCGGTAGCCTTCATCGATCTGGATCATTTCAAGCGCATCAATGACACGTTCGGCCACGACGCTGGCGACCGTGTACTGGTTCAGGCGAGCCGCAACATGCTCGACAGCCTGCGCAGCTCGGACAGCCTCGTGCGCTGGGGCGGCGAAGAATTCCTCCTGATCATGCCCGACACGGACATGACTCAAGCTCGACGGGCGCTGGAGCGCCTGATGCAGCATGGCTGGGGGAGTCGTCCCGATGGCAGCAGACTGACCGCCAGCATCGGCCTGGCCGAACGCTGTTACGACCGCAGCGCATCGCCCCGCGACCTGCTGGAAGCGGCCGATCGGCGGATGTATCAGGCCAAGCAGGCTGGGCGTGACCGGCTGGGTCTGATCAGCTAACCGGCAGCTGCGCCTGATACCAACAGACGAAGTGCTCGGCTGGCATGGGCCGGGCGAATAGATAGCCCTGGCCGTGATGACATCCTTCGCTCTGCAGGAAGCACCGCTGCGCCGCCGTCTCGATGCCCTCGGCCAGCACCTCCAGCCCCAGGTTGCGTCCCAGGTCGACTACGGTTCGCACCAGCTGGCATTCACCAGTGTCCTCCGGAACGCCGACCAGAAAGCTCTTGTCGATCTTCAGCTTGTCCAGCGGGAATCGGCGTAGATAGGCCAACGAGGAGTAGCCGGTGCCGAAGTCGTCCACGGCAATGCGCACGCCCAGCTGTTTCAAGGCATGCAGTGTATGGCCCGCCTGGTCGATATGACTCATCAGCGCTCCTTCGGTAATCTCCAGCTCCAGTCGCGAGGGGGGCAGGCCTGTCGACTGCAGCGCCCCGGCTACCAGGCGCACGATGTCCTGATGCATGAACTGAATCGGTGAGATATTGACTGCGAGGGTTTGTACATTCATGCCCGCGTCCAGCCACAGCTTTCCCTGGCGACAGGCCTGATGAAGCACCCAGCTACCGATCGGCACGATCAGACCACTGTCCTCGGCCAGCGGAACGAAGGTCCCCGGGGCGACCTGGCCGTGGCGATGGCTATTCCAGCGTAGCAGCGCTTCGGCGCCCAGGCACCGGCCCGTATCCAGCTCCATCAGCGGTTGATAATGCAGACTGAGCTCTTCCATGGCCATCGCCTCGCGCAACGCCCGTTCCAGCTCGAAACGCTCCCGAGCCTTTTCCGTCAGCGCCGGTACGTAGTGGCTGAAGGTGTTGCGACCCTTGGACTTGGCCCGGTACATGGCCGCGTCAGCATTGCGTATCAGCTCGGTGGTGGCCTCGCCGTCGCCGGGATAGATGGCGATACCGATGCTCGCCCCAACATAGACTTCGCGGCTGTCTTCGAGCATCAGCGGACGTTCGAGCAGTGCCAACAGATGGGCAGCAATCTGATCAGCCAGGTCCGCGGACGGAAGCTGCTCGAGAATCAGCAGAAACTCGTCGCCACCCAGGCGGGACAAGGTGTCCTCCTCCCGACAGCGGGCACGCAGACGATCGGCCACCGCGCGCAGAACGGCATCGC
The nucleotide sequence above comes from Halopseudomonas xinjiangensis. Encoded proteins:
- a CDS encoding cyclase family protein, which gives rise to MRWKNRPDGSNWGDFGPDDELGRLNLLTPEKVLQGVAEVRDGRSFCLSLPLDFPGGNALNRFRHPPRRFTSGRAGKVNYNFPLHQVNPDFTDVVCDDAVLLYTQYSTQWDALAHVGGMFDADGDGKPEPLYYNGWRAGVDVLGPEGHEDALEGVRAERLGIEKMAETAVSGRAVLIDLERHIGRERVLVGFEQLKQIMQADGVVVEPGDMVCLYTGFADVVLEMNREPDAHTLENSCAVLDGRDPALLQWVTDSGLSVLIADNYAVEAYPARQASGCCAALPLHEHCLFKLGIHLGELWYLTELAQHLRVAGRNRFMLTAPPLRLPGAVGSPVSPVALV
- a CDS encoding undecaprenyl-diphosphate phosphatase, yielding MDWLQVVILAVVQGLTEFLPISSSAHLILVPILGGDPDQGLAFDVALHLGSLAAVLLYFRTDIGNMARSWTRSLTTRQLDADARLAWGVILGTIPVGLVGLLLQDFIETELRSPIWIAWGLIIFGLLLGWVDWRYRGQRSEHQINWKDVFWIGCAQALALFPGVSRSGITMTAGLMVGLNREGASRFSFLLSIPVTVLACLLKTYDLVRADTQVEWAPMALGVVLSAISAYLCIHYFLAFIKRIGMQPFVIYRVVLGVVLLWIFL
- the trhP gene encoding prephenate-dependent tRNA uridine(34) hydroxylase TrhP, giving the protein MPHTPELLAPAGTLKAMRYAFAYGADAVYAGQPRYSLRVRENDFHDPEVLAEGIREAQALGKRFYLASNIAAHNSKVATYLGDLEPVVAMGPDALIMSDPGLIMMVRERWPDLAVHLSVQANAVNWATVKFWQQQGLERVILSRELSLDEVEEIRRRCPDIGLEVFVHGALCIAYSGRCLLSGYFNHRDANQGACTNACRWKYDVQPAEQTAEGNVQPIAQPLHVIRQSDKPDEYMAMEEDEHGTYIMNSKDLRAVQHVERFVKMGIDSLKIEGRTKSHFYVARTVQVYRHAIDDAVAGLPFDLGLMDDLESLSNRGYTEGFYRRHPPGVCQNYEHGASRMERHQFVGEVMYDADGWLTIEVKNRFQRGDQLELMTPSGNYSFVLDSLTDRHGQAINVAPGTGHRVRIPRPAAVRTELGLLLRYLAE
- a CDS encoding diguanylate cyclase, which codes for MLSLLDLLRNRLASLLPSELKTTELHRLLSPHHHALLLTQRRATMIVNRVRLFAFLFAVLTPAWSIVDWMVFPFELWLHLALQRLLVCLAFAGVLLFYRPSGQLFDAYRAIGILFAIPTVFYITSHYLLGSYQLTQFSAAVGAGYAFLPFVLMAGLAIFPLTFVENLILALVLLMAQALAGYLSWTTLNWPSFAGAFWLLMLIAGVTGLACMSQLAFMIALVRQAIRDPLTGVFSRGSGEEILRLQWDASERHNSALSVAFIDLDHFKRINDTFGHDAGDRVLVQASRNMLDSLRSSDSLVRWGGEEFLLIMPDTDMTQARRALERLMQHGWGSRPDGSRLTASIGLAERCYDRSASPRDLLEAADRRMYQAKQAGRDRLGLIS
- a CDS encoding electron transfer flavoprotein subunit alpha/FixB family protein, producing the protein MTTLVIAEHNNAELIASTLNTVAAAKAIGGDIEVLVAGEGCQAVADAAAKIEGVSKVLLADNAAYAHQLPENMGLLIAELGKNYSHILASASTNGKNYMPRVAALLDVDQISEISGVDSADTFTRPIYAGNAIATVQSSASVKVITVRSTGFDPVSGEGGSASVENVSSAQDAGVSSFVGEELAKSDRPELAGADIVISGGRGMQNGENFEMLYKLADKLGAAVGASRAAVDAGFVPNDMQVGQTGKIVAPNLYVAVGISGAIQHLAGMKDSKVIVAINKDEEAPIFQVADYGLVGDLFELVPELESKV
- a CDS encoding putative bifunctional diguanylate cyclase/phosphodiesterase, yielding MQALQCLPLRYKFWAVNGVAFLSTLVLVLVAMLLEQRSVNQTRQDQALNMLQLWHESDTAAVEGPLQPRLLQQRESEQVLRTLFEAAGPDSRWVPLSSPALLGGDRPIGAWVTRGAGAAVRAVLVDGKTFQQIFTERAPVYAMAVFLLMSIVLIGSQMLIRFVDHYQRQLQRMAHYDVLTGLPNRVLARDRLDHARGRVIRHGGYLAVLFIDLDRFKTINDSHGHGIGDAVLRAVADRLRARCREEDTLSRLGGDEFLLILEQLPSADLADQIAAHLLALLERPLMLEDSREVYVGASIGIAIYPGDGEATTELIRNADAAMYRAKSKGRNTFSHYVPALTEKARERFELERALREAMAMEELSLHYQPLMELDTGRCLGAEALLRWNSHRHGQVAPGTFVPLAEDSGLIVPIGSWVLHQACRQGKLWLDAGMNVQTLAVNISPIQFMHQDIVRLVAGALQSTGLPPSRLELEITEGALMSHIDQAGHTLHALKQLGVRIAVDDFGTGYSSLAYLRRFPLDKLKIDKSFLVGVPEDTGECQLVRTVVDLGRNLGLEVLAEGIETAAQRCFLQSEGCHHGQGYLFARPMPAEHFVCWYQAQLPVS